Proteins from a genomic interval of Pararge aegeria chromosome 26, ilParAegt1.1, whole genome shotgun sequence:
- the LOC120635329 gene encoding uncharacterized protein LOC120635329: protein MENRASVQHRQVESAVVRHMRKMESFDTESFIMAIQNRPVIWDSRLPEYSNKIAKRKAWEEINEIFDSEFGEKTNKEKNACAIELQKKWKSLKDCFNRERLKEKNCPSGSGAKPRKQYVYYKLLSFLQPLTEIRPPSRPTVTEENDSEGCLESFVIPKSKKLKTSDGVDDAQNKLYEILTEKLNKATPAIQHPDQHFLLSLFPHFNSIKEEYKLDAKAEMINLLRKYNNMAQTSAYTSHYGYQSGYQSYDTTPARTSNESSVSQLINSYHSAPTPAGANVNTAGSSLQHNDNDNEYNYSNDDSTQDSIITNLYSP, encoded by the exons ATGGAGAACCGAGCATCAGTGCAACACAGACAGGTCGAGAGTGCTGTTGTCCGTCACATGCGTAAAATGGAGTCGTTCGACACTGAATCATTTATTATGGCAATTCAGAACCGTCCTGTAATATGGGACTCGCGTCTTCCTGAGTATTCGAATAAGATTGCAAAAAGAAAGGCATGGGAagagataaatgaaatatttgattcAGAATTTggagaaaaaacaaataaagaaaagaatgcTTGTG CTATTGAACTCcagaaaaaatggaaaagtttaaaagattGCTTTAACAGAGAACggctgaaagaaaaaaattgtcccAGTGGGTCCGGGGCTAAACCCAGAAAACAATATGtttactataaattattgtcatttttacaACCTTTGACCGAAATCAGACCACCAAGTCGACCTACAGTTACTGAGGAAAACGACTCCGAAGGCTGTTTGGAATCTTTTGTTATTCCAAAATCAAAGAAGCTTAAAACAAGTGATGGCGTTGATGATGCACAAAACAAATTATACGAAATTCTAACTGAGAAATTGAACAAAGCCACGCCCGCCATTCAACATCCAGatcaacattttttactttcactttttccacattttaattccataaaagaagaatataaactCGATGCGAaagctgaaatgataaatttgcTTCGCAAATATAACAATATGGCACAAACGTCTGCATACACCAGTCACTATGGATATCAGTCTGGATACCAAAGCTACGACACAACTCCTGCTCGTACAAGCAATGAAAGTAGTGTGTCGCAACTAATAAATAGCTACCACTCGGCGCCAACGCCTGCTGGTGCCAATGTCAATACTGCAGGTAGTTCATTGCaacataatgataatgataatgaatataattacaGTAATGATGATTCTACACAAGATTCTATTATCACAAACCTATATTCGCcgtaa
- the LOC120635363 gene encoding uncharacterized protein LOC120635363 gives MSDIQIETLITLVQERPVLWDKTEDVYKDKNLKLAAWREVCLILKPNFDELEEKERKQYGKLVSTKWNNIRDSWLKTVKKQKDESKSGSSAKKTRNYLYHEQLMFLKKVSEPRPPHESGSKKARTETEVGMESDFRSSLIKDKRTIDNKEVNEKMSKFLDSRMNPEKENHHLSFFKGIIPVLNTLTIEETLEFQASVLTMLQKIKSRNYERENYGHWRHYNQMTGPDQYTRSGYYTHPNQQATPTQDQHSGYSTTPIPSTSSQIPVNPVSPTASTHSIYSQESEYLDFEGF, from the exons ATGAGcgacatacaaatagaaacttTAATTACGCTTGTCCAAGAGAGACCTGTTCTGTGGGACAAGACCGAAGATGTCTATAAAGACAAAAACTTAAAGTTAGCAGCATGGCGTGAAGTATGTTTAATACTGAAACCAAACTTCGATGAACtggaagaaaaagaaagaaaacagtacg gaaaacTGGTTTCAACTAAATGGAATAATATACGAGATTCATGGCTTAAGACggtgaaaaaacaaaaagatgaGTCTAAATCTGGATCTTCGGCCAAAAAGACacgaaattatttatatcacgagcaattaatgtttttgaaaaaGGTCTCCGAACCTCGACCGCCTCATGAGTCGGGTTCAAAAAAAGCAAGAACCGAGACTGAAGTAGGCATGGAATCAGATTTTCGTTCatctttaattaaagataaaagaacaATTGATAATAAAGAAGTAAATGAGAAGATGTCAAAGTTTTTGGATTCCAGAATGAACCCAGAAAAAGAAAACCATCATCTTTCTTTTTTCAAAGGCATTATACCAGTCTTGAACACTTTAACTATCGAAGAGACTTTAGAATTTCAAGCCAGCGTCCTGACAATgttgcaaaaaattaaaagtaggaATTATGAGAGAGAGAATTACGGACATTGGCGTCATTATAATCAGATGACCGGACCAGATCAGTATACTCGCTCTGGATACTACACACATCCTAATCAACAGGCGACACCTACGCAAGATCAACACTCTGGATACTCTACAACACCTATACCATCAACTTCTTCCCAAATTCCAGTGAATCCAGTTTCGCCAACAGCATCTACTCATTCCATATACTCCCAAGAGTCAGAATATTTAGATTTTGAAGGGTTTTAA
- the LOC120635362 gene encoding protein ALP1-like has translation MDDEIVVLWWWWYRRQNKRRKYWVHPILRERFTLGTFETLMGELRSDGSKFFNYFRMTTTTFDDLLGRLSPGIRVRNTSFRECICPEQRLAICLRYLASGCSFKEIHYSYRVGVSTISKIIKEMSNVIWESLQTDFLKLPDTEREWEDIALRFERKANFPHCIGAVDGKHIRILKPAKSGSMFFNYKEYYSFVLMAIVDSEYRFIFISVGSYGKECDSTILKDSIFWKKINDGTLNVPKPRPLHTNMHEELPFILVGDEGFALTPNLLRPYGGTHLNNDKKIFNYRLSRARRYVECAFGILANKWRILHRPIDLNVDTAIKVIKACTVLHNFVREKDGINFESYQNIENGQEQETRPVDRNGSTRGGPNANAIRTAFTNYFVSDIGSVPWQAAAIN, from the exons ATGGACGACGAAATTGTTGTGTTGTGGTGGTGGTGGTACAGAAggcaaaataaaagaagaaagtatTGGGTACATCCTATTTTACGGGAAAGATTTACACTAGGGACATTTGAAACATTGATGGGTGAACTTAGAAGTGACGGATCAAAGTTCTTCAATTATTTTCGAATGACAACAACCACTTTTGACGATTTACTGGGACGACTTTCACCAGGCATAAGAGTACGAAATACAAGTTTTAGAGAATGTATTTGCCCAGAACAAAGATTGGCCATTTGTTTAAg ATATTTAGCTTCAGGATGTTCATTCAAAGAAATACATTACTCATACAGAGTAGGCGTTTCgacaataagtaaaataataaaagaaatgagcAACGTCATTTGGGAAAGCCTACAGACAGATTTTCTTAAGCTGCCTGATACTGAGAGAGAATGGGAGGACATCGCTTTAAGATTCGAAAGAAAAGCCAACTTTCCTCACTGTATTGGAGCAGTAGATGGCAAACATATTAGAATTTTGAAGCCAGCCAAGAGTGGTTCTATGTTCTTTAATTACAAGGAATATTATTCTTTTGTATTAATGGCAATTGTCGATTCAGAGTaccgatttatttttatcagtgtGGGCTCGTATGGCAAGGAATGCGATTCCACTATATTAAAGGATAgtatattttggaaaaaaatcaaTGATGGTACTTTAAATGTACCAAAGCCTCGACCACTTCATACAAACATGCACGAGGAATTACCGTTTATACTAGTTGGCGATGAAGGCTTTGCTTTAACACCTAATCTCCTACGTCCATATGGAGGTACACATTTGAATAatgataaaaagatttttaactatagATTAAGTCGAGCACGAAGGTACGTTGAGTGCGCTTTTGGTATTCTAGCAAATAAGTGGCGAATACTCCATCGGCCTATAGATCTGAACGTAGACACagcaattaaagtaattaaagctTGTACAGTCTTACATAATTTTGTTAGAGAAAAAGACGGTATAAATTTTGAAAGTTaccaaaatatagaaaatggacaaGAACAAGAAACGAGACCCGTGGATCGAAATGGGTCGACTCGAGGTGGCCCTAATGCCAATGCTATACGAACAGcatttactaattattttgtttcggATATTGGTTCCGTTCCGTGGCAGGCAGcagctataaattaa
- the LOC120635328 gene encoding protein ALP1-like, whose product MDSVEATLVTLSLVLLLRKQPKRRQRKQRQYWMHPFNKERLLSGHHVTTFKILKSYDLKFRSCYRMSYSTFCELLSIVKPELTRRNTVMRQCISAEERLTITLRYLATGCNFTDLHLDFKCGHTTARTIVKETVEVIWKKVKDISMPEPTEELHLETAEGFMKHANFPNLIGAIDGKHIRIIKPCHTGSEYYNYKHFFSIVLLAICDANYNFIDIDVGCYGKSSDSTIHDSSEWVKKLRQGNYNLPQPRPISNNGIPIPFSFIGDEGFALSQHLQRPYAGKHLPRKKRIYNYRLTRARRYIECTFGILSNKFKIFNRPINVNVDFATNIVKACCVLHNFIRKRDGYKFDHTLSIVGFQDPPASDNLLLIGRRRSELSGTAIRNIYTDYFTGVGSVPWQDSKI is encoded by the exons ATGGACTCCGTTGAGGCAACATTAGTCACGTTGTCTTTGGTGCTGCTTTTACGTAAGCAGCCGAAGCGCAGGCAACGAAAGCAGCGTCAATATTGGATGCACCCATTTAATAAAGAGAGATTACTCAGTGGACATCATGTAACAacgtttaaaatactaaaatcctATGATCTCAAATTCAGAAGTTGTTATAGAATGTCATATTCGACGTTTTGTGAATTGCTTTCCATTGTAAAACCAGAGTTGACACGCAGAAATACAGTGATGAGACAATGTATATCAGCTGAAGAACGACTAACAATAACTTTAAG GTACTTAGCAACTGGATGTAATTTCACAGATCTTCATTTGGACTTTAAATGTGGACATACTACTGCACGTACGATTGTAAAGGAAACTGTGGAAGTAATATGGAAAAAAGTAAAAGACATCTCCATGCCAGAGCCAACAGAAGAATTACATTTAGAAACCGCTGAAGGATTTATGAAACATGCTAATTTTCCTAACTTAATTGGAGCAATAGATGGAAAacatataagaattataaaaccaTGTCATACCGGCTCAGaatattacaattacaaacattttttttccatcgtTTTGTTAGCAATATGTGACGCTAATTACAATTTCATAGATATAGATGTCGGATGTTATGGAAAGAGCTCAGATTCAACAATACATGACAGCAGCGAATGGGTAAAAAAGTTACGacaaggaaattataatttacctcAACCAAGACCTATATCTAACAATGGAATACCTATACCGTTTTCGTTTATTGGCGACGAAGGATTTGCTTTATCACAACACTTGCAAAGACCATACGCTGGTAAACATTTACCACGAAAGAAGAGAATATATAATTACCGTTTGACGCGCGCAAGGCGTTATATTGAATGTACGTTTGGTATATTgagtaacaaatttaaaattttcaaccgGCCCATAAACGTTAATGTAGATTTTGCTACGAATATTGTTAAAGCGTGTTGCGTATTGCACAATTTTATACGTAAGCGAGATGGGTACAAGTTTGATCACACTTTGAGTATAGTCGGATTCCAAGATCCACCTGCCAgtgataatttacttttaattggaAGACGAAGATCAGAACTAAGTGGTACTGCAATCCGAAACATATATACTGACTATTTCACCGGTGTAGGTTCTGTACCGTGGCAAGAttcaaaaatttga